In Gossypium hirsutum isolate 1008001.06 chromosome A10, Gossypium_hirsutum_v2.1, whole genome shotgun sequence, the DNA window AATTCttcattaaaataaaactataaaaatttaacGTATTTTACAGATTTAACTTTACATAATAACTATTTCGTTTATTTTTCAATGATTTCCATTAATATTTGTAATATCATATTAAAATGAGTTATGGTAATCATgtgttacaaattttaaaatttactattacaaaataaaaaatgtgaaaataaatgcaatatttttaaatatatattaaaattacataaCCAATAATACTATTGTTTGTGCATTTGAAGTTTACTATTTTTGTTGAGAATTGACCCGTATAAACAACGAAATAGAAAATACAGAGAAGATTGAACACAAATTTTATGAGAAAAACTtttctaaagaggataaaaactaCGGGCAAAGGAGGCTTCGACTTTTTACAAAATGAGTTAACAAATAAtagtacaatatggagaaaataaacttaaatgtattaaacatacaaacccaaaccctaaaatcAAAACCCTAAGTcgggaacaaaattctctccatagtTACCATGAAAACTCTCACCAAAATTCATTTACAATTACATCTTGTCACCCCCAAAAGAAAAGTAAGACCTCTCAAAACAAGGATACAAGACCCcttttaaatagtttaaaattagatgtctaatcatactaaaatgtCCCTAGACTAATCAAAGTTTAACTGGGAGAAGAAAATCGATTTATGTGGGGAACAAGTCGCCACATCGCAACGTCCCCGTCTATTCGGTTGAAAATAGAATGCATACCCCAcagtttatttatttctttattgttctgaatatttattctttgttcttacatttctcattttagttatttttcttttctttatttttctaaacTTGTTTGGTTTCTTCTTTTCAAGTCAgattaaaatatttctttttcaagTTAAACAACTTGAATATGATTTTCTTCCCCTATCTCGTATCATGGTGAATGATAATATGTTGGCTAGTTAGGCTTGTTTAAGAGTTCACGTCATTGGTATATAAGGTGCATTATAGGCAAAATTATTGTTTGGTATCCAGACGATTCaaacaaaaatgaccaaattatgcATTTTCAGGTGTAGGCCTCAAAATTTACTAAGCATGTCTCGAGACAGGCTATTATGTCTCAAGACAACAAAATATCGAAGCTAAAGGTCTAAAATAAGGAAACTATGTCTTGAGACCTATCTCAAAGCAAAAAGGTCATTGTCTTGAGATATGAATTAACTCCAAagcaaaaataagaaaacaaaggaGGCATGTctcgagatatgattttattATCTCGAGACACattgttgaattttgataatttggatttgaatttgaATCCTAAATCCATATATGACTCCATAGAAACTTGAACCAATATGTGTGGTCAAATTTGACTATTAATTAGTACAATTTTCTTTCgcataatgaaaattttataattaattattgtatGCATGTATAATTATTACGACTTTATGCATTCAAATTCGATAATCGTGTTGGATGTGGAGTGTCACAAATCATATCAAAGTTCTATCATCTAGTGGTTGAGTGTCAAAGTATCTTGTTGGAGGGTTTTTCCTTACTCCCGTTATTTCAATGGGAGGCCTATTTCAAACAATGGAAGTTCGTTTACCCTTCATAGAGTGATATGTTTACTTGCATCTTATACTTGATTGAAGTTCTTAAAATGGGCAGAAATAACATTTTTCAAGTAAAACAGGGGTAAACATCTTAAATAGCGAATTAGAACTTATTAAAGAAGTCATGTATATGTTTATTGACCTCATCAGGGTTTTCTTCTTGGAGGAAGTGTGCCACTCCCTCCATCACAACCACTTGCTCCAAGAGTGGAACATTCTTCTTAAGACCTCCCTTGTGTAGGTAATCCTTGATTCCCGGACCATTATAGGTTAGATCCTGGTCGCCAACAATGAACTTAACCGGCACTTTTATTTTACTTCCAGTCCAAGGTGCAGTAAGTTGCCAGTTTCTGCAACAAAGATATATCAAACAACATAAGCAACTCAGAACTCAATACCTTAAAACTTGGGCATTCATCGATGGAAGTTGAAGGGTAAACATATATACAAGTTTATATTCCGGTAATAGTTCAATGCCCCGGTGAAGCCTTTCTTCTCATATTGGCTGAGGTAATACTTGCAATCTTCCTCTGAAAACCATGAGGGCAAGCTTATTGGAGTGTCTGGTTGTCCAAAATATTTGCCTTTTGGTATAAGAAGAGGCAATGGATCACGGTATGTAAAGAATCCCTTTAGAACTCTCTCATATCCCATCTCCCTGAACTCAGCCTCTATGACTCCAGGCTCCTGTAATATTTCCAAGCATCAGATTTTATGTCATTCATTTTTTACAAGTACTTGTATTTGATACATGTTTAATTGTAACAAAATATTCGAGATATGGAGTATGATTCATATATGATATATATTCATATCTAAACGTAAGTACGGTAACATAAATCAGAAATGTTCATccgaaaggaaaataaaataaaaattaaaattctgagaCTTTGCAATTGAAAGAGTATCAGAGACTCATGGTGCAGATAATGTTCAAATAGGAACTATGGGATAAAAAATTAGTGCAGACCACTTCCAATTGTTCTAAAGAATGATTAAAATAACACTTCAAACAGTAGATCCAACATAAAGAAACCTAAAAGATTGTACCTAGGGTACATCAACAacaaaagtatgaataaaatataattaatttcatgtcAATTGAACTGCTTCATGTGAGATTCTAAAATAAAGAGATTATAGAAAAATCTGAAAACCAAGAATTTCAAGCTTCTTTGCATTTCTTAGATCAAAGggtcataattaaaattaaaattttctttaaaaaaaagggaaattaaggAAAAGAGAACCGGAACCAAGAACCTGAAATCTGCATATGTAGTAGTCATCACCATACAAAGCTCTGAGACCTTCAAGAGGTTTCATATTAGGGTTCCTAGGATTGAATGCAACACTCATGTTAACCAAAGCCTTAACCCTGTCTGGTCTAAACATGCACAACCACCAGGCAATGAGGGCACCCCAATCATGTCCCACGACAAAAACCTGGTCCTGGTCGGCGGCGACAACATCCAGGAGAGCAATGAGATCCCCCACCACGTCTAAACTGGTATAGGTGGAGGCATCATCGGGTGCCTCCGTTTCCCCAAATCCACGCAGGTCAGGAGCCAAAGCTCGGTACCCAAGCGAGGCAAAAGCAGTGATCTGATGGCGCCATGTATACCAGAGCTCTGGGAATCCATGGAGGAAAAGGATTACAGGGCCTTTCCCTTTCTCAGCGACGTGCATATTTATGCCATTGGCTTTGATTACCCTATGCTCTATCCCCTCCATTTCGGGTCTGCTTGAATGGGATCTCGATCCTAAGTTATTGCTGCAATAAAATGGAGAACAAGTGATGGTGGTGTTAACGACCTTTGCGTGTTCACTTGGCCTGCAAAATGCACGCTTTGTCGTGGAGAGGTAGGATTTTGTGTTCAAGTCTATAGAATTAGCGTAAAGACGCCTAAAATTAGCTATTCCCTGGATCAATCTCATCTTATAAAGCAACAGAGGAGAATTCCTAGGTGTATGTAGGAGAGGAGCACGAATTAACGCCTTGGGAGAGGCGATGATATATTATTGTTGTGGGCCAGTATTTAAACTGACTATCCATGGAAGAGAACAAAATTGCGACCTCTTTATTATAGTTATAGTTCATTCATCATATTAACTGTTAAAATAAATTCACAGATGaattaaatagtaatttataaaaaaatttagtttaatttaatatttcttttataaaaatattaattcttaaaaaaaactttaaaaaatataaaaaatattaaaattgatataaatttaaaattataaaatataaaaatctaataaattatacaagaatttataaaattaataaaacttatttaaaatatttaaaattagaaaaatgtattataattcttaaaaaataataataaattattaaaatttataaagaatattaaaattactaaaattatataaacatataaaaagtataaaaaaaacataaaaacttgAATTGAACGAGTTAGTCCAAAATCGACAAGGGTGTCAATCTGAAAAAAGTCATTAGACAAATTAACTTGGGAAACACGCAGTTGaaacatttttttatcaaatcaaaattttattatctaACTATTAGCACATATCAAAATGAAATATTCTGACAAAGGTGTTCAAAACTGGACCAATGGTCGACCCAATCTGACAATATCCTTTTTGATTCTGGTCTAATCAATCTAATCGATTAATCCAGTTCaattcaagtttttatgattttttttataatttttataagttgatATCTATTTAaatactttgaatttttttatatttttaagattttttatgatttttatagaatattaataattttttaaaaatttttaaaaatgttttgttaattttatatttttatatcaattttcattttttaatttttaatattttttatttttctaattttctatattttttcttatttttaatatttttatggaaaaatattAGATTAGACCATAAGCTGCAACGTGTCACCATTTGATTGGTCCGTCAATTTATTTTAACAGCCTGTTTGATCAATAACGAAACCGTTAATAGAGGGACTTGATTGGGTGTGAATTTAATACAaggatttaattgatttttttgcattttcttaaggacattttgaaatataatccttcttttttttttctacttcATATATGTTTTACAGTTTGTGTTTATGGTATCCCTTctaataatgtaattttttaagattttaacatgttttctttcattaagAGTGTAATTTATCATATCAATACACAAATGTTGGTATAGAAAAGTTTTTTTgttcaaagaaaattaaaaaaaaattaaaatgatgatatatgTATCTTgagatatattttaattttaaaaaataaatgaagcaGATGTTATCATTTTACCTCTGCTTGtgaaacattttctttttacaGATTTCATAATAATTTGTATTTAAATAGTTCTAAATGATGGCTTTGAGCACatatcatattaatatatataatattttaaattgatatgatATAGGTATCgaatctatttaaaattttacatgcataataagtataattatatacataaatttaatgattaaaattttaaaatattaatcatataaaagaaTATGAAAAAGTATAACACAactttaattttactattaaatatTGGTGCAAGTGAATCtctctttttataaatttaatgaatgttattttaatcaatcatattaaataattttgtatCATTATTTACATGTTAGGATGTTCTACACATTGTTGAATTATGAATGTATTATAATGTTATAGCAATTAATTCATAGGAAAGAGTATTGGAAAGAACAACctaattgagttttaattcgattaatattaatattattattaatataaaaaaaataattttgagcaTGTTATTTAtctctttttaaattaaaaaaaattatgaataatttgagaaattatatatataaaaacaaacacATTATGGCAAATGCCCAAAGTCGTGATACACAACTACTAAAAAGTAAAGGGTATAAAGCTGCAGTGGACGGTCCAATAATTGTGGTTTTAGAAAAGAGAACAGTAAAAGGAACAGACCAACAGCAAAGCAAGGAATTTATATCTAATAAATTGTCAAAAAGAACGGAAAAGAGCATGAAGCAAAGTGAAATGCATTCTACACAGAAAGGAAACAAATTCATTTTGTGATTTTATCTGctaattttgatttatataatcTTACTTTACAGTTCGAAAACGAAACCCTCTATTATATATTAGGTTAAATTATAGGGCAAGTCAATGTTattggtcaatttaattttttattgtattttgattaattttaattttttacattttgaaATATAGTTAACTATTTCTATATTAGTTTCATTTGTCTATCAAAATTTTAGAGAAGTGATTGTTATACATTTATATTAACATTTCAAACAATTATAAGAACATTTGAAATTCAtatcatttttgaaaattttgaaaaatttaattaaaatatactaataatattaattattgggATTAGATTGTATCTCTAATAAAATCTTCAAATGTAATACAACTTTATATACCATTTGATCGAGAAATTATTCTATGAACCCTTACCACTATCTCAGCAATAGGCCTATCCAATTAATTTACACCACATCAACATTTATTTCCACTTTAGATCTAAGCGATTTCATCTTCCTTTcaatcccaaaataaaattggaggaaaaaaattgtttgaaaatctTCACTACACAcccaaaaagtaaaataaaaaaattcaaactaacCATTTTCAAGATTCAAGAAAACCAATGTCTTGATATCTTTAACTATACTTGATAGAatatatgatgatgatgaaggCAAAAGAAATTTAATATCTTCAACTAGATCTAAGGAAGTGAGGAACAGAGAGTCATCAAGCAAACTTGGGGAAGAGAAACGAGAATATTGGTGGGATCTGTTACAATTGCTGCAGAAAGTgatagaaaaagagaagaaaagaaggaagaaGCAAGAGAAAACACAGAGAAAATGAAAGAGGGATAAGgcaatttcttcaattttcataACCTCCTCTTGTTACAAGCCTTCGCTAAAAATGGAAAAAAGTATGATTGTTGCACCTAAATTCATTTATCAACTATTACTACAGCTGTAAACCAAGGTTATAAAATGCACCATTTCATTTAAAGTGAAATGTTTCGTTTCATTAAAACACGGGCCACTAAATCACTTAGCTAAAATGCACCACTTTATTTACATATTTGGAACCAAAACACAACATCTGGTTAACTAACATAACTACCACATCAATACTCCATTGTGCAAAAAGATCCTTACCTCAATGATCGAAGGAAGGAAATTGCTATTGTAGATGTTAGAAGACTTCCCACATAGCATCCTCAGGAAAAGTGTTGGTCCACTCTACAAGCACTTCAGTGACAGCATGATTACCCTGACGGACCATTCGACAATTAATAATATGGTTGGGTTCTTTGGTCATGGCTCCATCTGGTCCAACCAAGGGTAAGATGGCCTGTACAAGTTGCTTACCAGCATGATTATTGAGTTAGAAGACATGGAAGGTAGGGTGGATGCCTGACCCAGGTGGAAGTTGGAGGCGATAAACCATTGACTTGATCTTAGCCAACACCAGAAAAGGCCTAAAAATTTTAGGGCTAATTTTTGGTTAAGGACCCTTCTAAATGAGCGTTGTCTGTATGGCTGCAATCTGAGATAGACTAATTCTCCCACGTTAAAAGTCCAATCACTCCTTCGATCAGCCACTTGTTTCATCTATCTTGAGCATGCTTGATATGGAAATGAAGAAGCTTCCTAGATGTTTCTCATTACTTTAGACCCCTATCAACACAAGCCACTGTAGATGCCCAGCCAAATAAgacatgtaacatccctaacccttatctgtcatcagaatagggttacgaaacattaccgGACTTTTTAGatcaaatacattcaaaacatgtcAGAACAGTCTACCTAGGtatctaaccaatgtacccttataggtaccacaattatatcatcgaAACACATCAATAAGACATCATATAAATCCAATTTGTAAACATGCTAAAGTCAATCTAATTTACctatatcattttcatttaaacattaacttaaaccTGCCATACTATAAccttaaacataaacatatactcatatatatatttataaccaACCATTATTAACTTATAATGAAACACCCTTTACTCGTATTTgatgccgaaatagggtacgaggcattaccggacttaaacacaagcaaacatacatttccaaGCCATGAATTCTTGTCCAAATTAAATCTTTTTGTATTTaaccataaagtccctaatacgagcctatgatgcccaaaacatgctttggaggAGGTtctggactaaaccgagaaccttagaaaatttcacgacgcttagaaaatttttcactaaacaggggtcacacgcccgtgtggatatgggGCATTCCgtatgggcaggccgtgtggtcacacacgcccgtgtcccaaccctgtgtaactttctgtttgtcacccaagaacaaattaaaGACACACAGccgagtcacatgcccgtgtgctggcCCTTGTGGTCGAATTAAAATTcatgatttttcataaatttggtgcagacttcacacacccATGCCTGGGCTGTGTCATCCACATGGCTAAGACATAtgcttgtgtctctgcccgtgtgctcaattctgagtattctgtttctcaaaattaaggtgcagtgGACACACGGACTAAACATATGTCGTGGGGcaagccgtgtgccacacaccgcctagacacacacccgtgtgtctacccgtgtcgataaaaataaagctatttactaagccattttccaccctttgatgcacacacctacaccacACAACATAGCACCaattcaagcatttacatacaaccaaatcagtcacaaccaagacatcaataCATTCttcacatgctaccatctatCATACACAAACGTCACATACTTATCAATTCAAATCAAGTAAAATTCGacatccatgaaaggcatcatcatataaattatttaaatcaatagTAGCCAGtttcaaatggccttatacaaaataaactttcaaccaatataagctaacacatttggccaaatcaattatgacatataacaaaatgaccaagtcccctatacatgccataactcaaaatgttgaaatcattggtaccaaaataatcgTTGATAATGTGAGCGGATCTTCAATAGTCTCCGATCCCCGAGcaagcttggtgacactataagacaaggcaAATGAatgggagtaagctataaagcttagtaagttcctatgcaaataataagcatcataaccacacattaaacatacaattaacatgatgaaatATGACATGAATGTCATTAAATTCCTTtagtcataacttactcaatcacaaccttaccaagGGTTCATCATATATCAATCTCATTACGTaagagttttacgtacatacctgtatcagcTCACATTATAACCATAGTccttcacaactttgacattctccttgaacacttggaatattaacGGATACTTGAAAATCTTACACATAAGTGTCATATATGTAGCCATAGCTACCTTGCATCTCATAATACTTATAGGTTCATTTTCGAGCTATTCActggcctgctcacacaagttgtcagtcaGGACGTAGTTAcacagtgctactcacacaagctatcaggtatTCACAACTCATgtcggactacccagccactagtAGGACGTATGAGAgaagcacccggatcacataaacacatgggttcttagtaacatgtcactcatatcctattctattcctaaggctcaaacgAGAATTCTCGCTTatcgaaactttgtcgaatacgtCCAAGATTCAATcgtaattcatacaatattaaagcaattaaaacataaaatataacgatgcattatttacatacgaacttacctcggtacaaaatagtaaaattggacctaatcgtcaaacactttatgtttcccccgatctaggtctgaacctcgtttttcttgatctataataacaaatttaacttatttaatacacacattgttcaattcagtccaaaaatcatattatggaaaaaattaaatttttgcccctaatatttcacatttttacaattttgtaacgccccaatttttgggaattttaaaaatgttggaaaattttgaaaattctgtGTCTTGTTTGTTTGTCGTAGGATTAAgtacgttagtgggcctctagaaggcccaagcttaaggtaaaacccggtagttttaattaattttaattccataagaaaaaggggttctggttaacaggggtcttaaatattatttgggtaaaataagacataaggaagcaagtggcaaagtggcatTTGATGCCACTggcaaggctataaaagtggcgtgtggatgctagggagagctgaggttcaagtcacaatgacaacatattaagggaattattatttttatgttcagaaaaggtaagcagtggaactgaagtgaaagtctgtcaggataggatttaggagcagataagggaggaaatctaggagctgatcaaggaacaagaggtggtcggccaagggactttagcatgggaatttcggctagggttagtgccagtataaattcggcattagtggtaagtggtgtcgtttcctgaccattctcttcttcttttctttttctcttctctccatccacttattcttttattcttcttttccccatagccgaatctttcagccaccctactctataccaccttccttccattatttttaagactatagccgattgcctcaaatcccaaaatcccgaaaacttgactccttttgtaccaatttttccctagccaaatctcttatttttctcattatctttggccgattctctcaacctctaaaccccaggtttctgtcgacaataccacaagtaaaaaccctcatattttatctttctctacatTTTTGCAAAAAGCTGAAactccc includes these proteins:
- the LOC107896704 gene encoding epoxide hydrolase A: MRLIQGIANFRRLYANSIDLNTKSYLSTTKRAFCRPSEHAKVVNTTITCSPFYCSNNLGSRSHSSRPEMEGIEHRVIKANGINMHVAEKGKGPVILFLHGFPELWYTWRHQITAFASLGYRALAPDLRGFGETEAPDDASTYTSLDVVGDLIALLDVVAADQDQVFVVGHDWGALIAWWLCMFRPDRVKALVNMSVAFNPRNPNMKPLEGLRALYGDDYYICRFQEPGVIEAEFREMGYERVLKGFFTYRDPLPLLIPKGKYFGQPDTPISLPSWFSEEDCKYYLSQYEKKGFTGALNYYRNINLNWQLTAPWTGSKIKVPVKFIVGDQDLTYNGPGIKDYLHKGGLKKNVPLLEQVVVMEGVAHFLQEENPDEVNKHIHDFFNKF